Proteins from one Nakamurella multipartita DSM 44233 genomic window:
- the ilvD gene encoding dihydroxy-acid dehydratase — protein sequence MRNLRSRTVTHGRNMAGARALLRAAGVAGSDIGKPIVAVANSFTEFVPGHTHLQPVGRIVAEAITAAGGVPREFNTIAVDDGIAMGHGGMLYSLPSRDLIADSVEYMVNAHCADALVCISNCDKITPGMLMAALRLNIPTVFVSGGPMEGGRAVLVDGTVRTGLNLITAIADSASASVSDEDLDRIEENACPTCGSCSGMFTANSMNCLTEALGLALPGNGTTLATHTARRALYEAAGATVMDLVRSCYELGDDGVRPRAIAGRAAFTNAMAMDIAMGGSTNTILHLLAAAHEAELDFTLADIDRISRNTPCLAKVAPNGAYLVQDVHRAGGIPAILGELDRAGLLHRDVRSIHSPDLRGWLDDWDVRGGRATAAAVELFHAAPGGRRSATAFSQSERWEALDLDSENGCIRAVSHAYSTDGGLAVLRGNLAPDGCVVKTAGVDESILRFNGPAVVLESQEDAVAAILGRRVQAGDVVVIRYEGPRGGPGMQEMLYPTSFLKGRGLGAACALITDGRFSGGTSGLSIGHVSPEAAAGGTIALVRDGDLISIDIPARSVTLVVDEAELGRRRALREATGGYRPAARQRAVSTALRAYAAFAQSADRGAVRAVPDERR from the coding sequence CCGGCGCCCGGGCCCTGCTGCGGGCGGCCGGCGTCGCCGGGTCCGACATCGGCAAGCCGATCGTCGCCGTGGCCAACAGCTTCACCGAGTTCGTCCCCGGCCACACCCACCTGCAGCCGGTCGGCCGGATCGTGGCTGAGGCGATCACCGCGGCCGGCGGCGTGCCCCGGGAGTTCAACACCATCGCCGTCGACGACGGGATCGCGATGGGCCACGGCGGCATGCTGTACTCGCTGCCGTCCCGGGATCTGATCGCCGATTCCGTGGAGTACATGGTCAACGCGCACTGCGCCGACGCGCTGGTCTGCATCTCCAACTGCGACAAGATCACCCCCGGGATGCTGATGGCGGCGCTCCGGCTGAACATCCCCACGGTCTTCGTCTCCGGCGGGCCGATGGAGGGCGGCCGAGCGGTCCTGGTCGACGGCACTGTCCGCACCGGGTTGAACCTGATCACGGCCATCGCCGACTCGGCCAGCGCCTCGGTGTCCGACGAGGATCTCGACCGCATCGAGGAAAACGCCTGCCCCACCTGCGGATCCTGCTCGGGGATGTTCACGGCCAACTCGATGAACTGCCTGACCGAGGCGCTCGGGCTGGCCCTGCCCGGCAACGGCACCACTCTGGCCACCCACACCGCCCGGCGGGCCCTGTACGAGGCGGCCGGTGCCACGGTGATGGACCTGGTTCGGTCCTGCTACGAGCTCGGCGACGATGGGGTGCGGCCGCGCGCGATCGCCGGCCGGGCGGCGTTCACCAACGCCATGGCCATGGACATCGCGATGGGCGGGTCGACCAACACGATCCTGCATCTGCTGGCCGCCGCGCACGAGGCCGAGCTCGACTTCACCCTGGCCGACATCGACCGGATCTCCCGAAACACCCCGTGTCTGGCCAAGGTCGCACCGAACGGGGCGTACCTGGTGCAGGACGTGCACCGGGCCGGTGGCATCCCGGCCATCCTGGGCGAGCTGGACCGGGCCGGGCTGCTACACCGCGACGTCCGGTCGATCCACAGCCCCGACCTGCGCGGCTGGCTCGACGACTGGGATGTTCGGGGCGGCCGAGCCACGGCCGCCGCGGTCGAGTTGTTCCACGCCGCCCCCGGCGGCCGTCGCTCGGCGACCGCGTTCTCCCAATCCGAGCGCTGGGAAGCGCTCGACCTCGACAGCGAGAACGGGTGCATCCGCGCGGTTTCGCACGCCTACAGCACCGATGGCGGGCTGGCGGTGCTGCGCGGCAACCTGGCCCCGGATGGCTGCGTGGTCAAGACCGCCGGGGTCGACGAGTCGATCCTGCGGTTCAACGGGCCGGCCGTGGTCCTCGAATCGCAGGAGGACGCCGTCGCAGCGATCCTGGGCCGGCGGGTGCAGGCCGGGGACGTCGTCGTCATCCGTTACGAGGGCCCGCGCGGCGGCCCGGGGATGCAGGAGATGCTGTATCCGACGTCGTTCCTCAAGGGTCGTGGGTTGGGCGCCGCCTGTGCGTTGATCACCGACGGCCGGTTCTCCGGCGGCACATCCGGCCTGTCGATCGGGCACGTCTCGCCGGAGGCCGCCGCCGGCGGGACGATCGCACTGGTCCGCGACGGCGACCTGATCAGCATCGACATCCCCGCGCGTAGCGTCACCCTGGTCGTCGACGAGGCCGAGTTGGGCCGCCGGCGTGCGCTGCGGGAAGCGACCGGGGGATACCGGCCGGCCGCGCGGCAGCGGGCCGTCTCGACCGCCCTGCGGGCCTATGCCGCGTTCGCCCAGTCGGCCGACCGGGGCGCCGTCCGGGCGGTCCCGGACGAACGCCGCTGA